A region of the Dickeya chrysanthemi NCPPB 402 genome:
GACCAAAGGCGGCATTATCGCCGGGTCGATGCTGGTGTTTATTCCTACCGTGGGTGAATACGTGATTCCTGAACTGTTGGGTGGGCCGGACAGCATCATGATCGGTCGTATTCTGTGGCAGGAATTCTTCAATAACCGTGACTGGCCGGTAGCGTCGGCGGTGGCGATGGTGATGCTGTTCCTGCTGATAGTGCCGATCATCTGGTTCCATAAACATCAGAATAAAGCTGCGGAGGATCAGGCATGAACAATTTACCGGTCGTGCGTTCGCCGTGGCGGACGCTGATTCTGGTGCTGGGATACGGTTTTCTGTATGCACCGATGCTGATGCTGGTGATTTACTCCTTCAACAGTTCTCGGTTGGTGACGGTGTGGGCCGGCTGGTCTACTCAGTGGTACCGTGCGCTATTCGAGGATTCGGCGATGATCAGTGCGGTATTGCTCAGCCTGACCATCGCGGCGGCCTCAGCCACTATGGCGGTGGTGCTGGGAACGCTGGCGGCGGTGGTGATGGTGCGCTTCGGCAATTTCCGCGGTTCCAATGGTTTTGCTTTTATGCTGACCGCGCCGCTGGTCATGCCGGATGTGATTACCGGGTTGTCGCTGCTGCTGCTGTTTGTGTCGCTGGCGCAGGCTATTGGCTGGCCGGCGGAACGCGGCATGCTGACCATCTGGCTGGCGCACGTCACCTTCTGTTCGGCGTATGTCACCGTGGTCATCAGCGCTCGCCTGCGTGAGCTGGATCATTCGATTGAAGAGGCGGCGATGGATCTGGGGGCGACGCCGCTGAAGGTGTTCTTCATTATCACCGTGCCGATGATAGCACCGGCGCTGGTTTCCGGTTGGCTGCTGGCTTTTACCCTGTCGCTGGATGATCTGGTGATTGCCAGCTTCGTCTCTGGTCCCGGTGCGACCACCTTGCCGATGCTGGTTTTTTCCAGCGTAAGAATGGGCGTTAACCCGCAGATTAACGCGCTGGCCTCTTTGATATTGTTGGTGGTAGGCATTATCGGTTTGATTGCCTGGTGGTTTATGGCCAGGGCGGAAAAGCAGCGTCAACGCGATTTGCAAAAAGCAAGGCGTGGCTGACGATAGCCGCGTTTTCGCCCTGAACTTGCCAATTCCCACCGCGCCGCCATACTTTCTGGTGGCGCGGTAATTTCAGGGGGAACGCAATCATACTGTACAGTAAACGGGAACCTCTGCGGCGTGGCATGTTCGCCCCTGTCTCCATCATGGTGGCGGGTTCAGCAATTATCGCTACCCGGTGTCTGGGGATCGTCCTGACTATCAGTGAACTGGGGCTGAGTGGTTTTGGCGGCTGGCTCAGTAGTAGCGCCAAGCAGTGGGACAGCACGCTGGTGTTGCTGGCGGCGTTGCTGGTGGTTTGCCTCGAAATCCGCTGTGGATTCGCGGTGCTCAGCGGGCTGAACTGGGGGCGCTGGTGTTTCCTGCTGATCCAGTGTCTGGTGACGATGTATATGCTGACGGCGTCGCTGGTGGAGTTTTTGCCGCCGATCTTTCATGTCAGCGGCGACGGCATGAGTGAGATTTTGCATCATTTGCTGATGCAGCGGCTGCCGGATTTTTTGCTGATTTTGCTGTTGTTTTTTCCCCGGCGCAGCCAGCGTTTTTTTACGCGCCATCCCTAACTTTCTCGCACGGGGGTGATACAATCAGCCCCCCTTGATGTTAACGACAGATTTCAGATTTTCCATGCAATGTGCCCGCTATAACGACGGTTCGTGTCGTTCCTGTCAATGGCTGGAAACCGCCTACCCGCAGCAGATAACCCATAAGCAGCAACATCTGCTCGGGTTGCTGGCCGCTCATCCGGTTCAACGCTGGCTGACGCCGGTAACCTCGGTGGAAATCGCTTTTCGCAATAAAGCCAAGATGGTCGTCAGCGGCAGCGTCGAACGCCCGCTGCTGGGAATGTTGCATCGTGACGGTTCGCCGGTTGATCTTTGCGATTGCCCGCTGTATCCCGACAGTTTTTCGCCGGTGTTTCGTGTATTGAAAACGTTTATCGCCCGCGCCGGACTGACGCCCTATAACGTCGCCCGACGCCGGGGCGAACTGAAATACCTGTTGTTAACGCAAAGCACCCTGAACGGCCACTTCATGCTGCGTTTTGTGCTGCGTTCCGACGCCAGGCTGGCGCAATTGCGTGCCGCGCTGCCGTGGCTACAACAGCAATTGCCGCAGTTGGCGGTGATATCGGCCAATATTCAACCTGTTCATCAGGCGATACTGGAAGGGGAGTTGGAGATTCCGCTGACGGAAGCGCAAGCGTTGGAAGAGCGCTTTAATCAGGTGCCGCTGTATATTCGGCCGCAAAGCTTCTTCCAGACCAACCCGCAGGTGGCGGCAGCCTTGTATGATACCGCTCGGCAGTGGGTGTCGGCGTTGCCGGTGCGCAGTTTATGGGATCTGTTCTGTGGCGTGGGTGGATTCGGCCTGCATTGTGCCGGAGCCGATACACCGCTCACCGGCATTGAGATTAGCCCTGAAGCCATTGCCTGTGCCCGGCGTTCGGCGGCACAACTGGGGCTGACTAACGTCAGTTTTGCCGCGCTTGATTCCACCCGCTTTGCCGTCGGCGAAGCACAGACGCCGGATCTGGTGATCGTCAATCCGCCCCGGCGCGGTATCGGCTCTGAATTGTGCGATTACCTGAGCCATATGGCGCCGCCGTATCTTCTTTACTCCAGCTGCAACGCCGAAAGTATGGCGAAAGACATCACACGGCTACCGGCGTATCAGATACGGCAGGTACAGTTATTCGATATGTTCCCGCATACCGCGCATTACGAGGTGCTAACGCTACTGCAACGGCGTGTTTAACGAACGTGGCTTCCTGCAGCGGCGTTGGTAAGTACAAAATGCAGGACAGGCCAAAATGATTGGCGAGCGTGGTACGCTGCCGGCGGCAACCGGCAGCGTAAGGAGAGATTTACTGCTGCGGGAACCATTTGTCGTTGATGGCTTGGTAAGTGCCATTCGCTTTAATGGCGTTCAGCGCGCTGTTCAGTTTTTCCAGCAGCGCCTGATTATCCGGGCGAACGGCAATCCCCAAACCGATGCCGAAATAGGCCGGGTCGGTGACTTTCTCGCCGACGGTGGCCAGGTCTGGGTTGGCTTTCAGCCACTCGTTGACCACGGCGGTGTCGCCGAATACGCCGTCAAGACGACCGTTCTTCAGGTCGATCAACGCATTCTGGTAACTGTCGTACGGGACGGTTTTCACTTCCGGGTGTTTTTCCTGCAGGAATTTCTGGTGAGTCGTGCCGTTTTCCATGCCGATACGTTTACCGTTCAGGTCTGCCAGCGAGTGAAACTTGCCTTTCTGAGCGATGACGATCGCTGAATTAGCGTAGTACGGTTGGGTAAACGCCACTTGCTTGCTGCGTTCCGGCGTGATGTCCATGCCGGAAATCACCGCGTCATAACGGCGGAATTTCAATGCTGGAATCAGGCTGTCAAACGCCTGATTGGTGAAGCTACAGGTCGCCTGTAATTGCTTGCATAGCGCATTGGCGAGATCGATATCAAACCCGACGATCTGGTTGCCGGCATCCAGCGATTCGAATGGCGGATAGGTGGCCGACGCGGCGAAGCGGATGGTTTCTGCCGCCATTGCGTTAAAGGTCATGCTGCTAAAAGCGGTGCCGGCCAGCAGTGCGGCAAGAATCAGTTTTTTCATCAAGTACTCCAGCTTAACTTATGTTTATCAACGTGATTGTCGTTGAAAAGGATAACGATACCATGCCATTAAATGTATTTATATGCAAATAATATGATTATAAATTCAATTTTAGTTGTATTTATATTGTTTTTATGAGGGTGAAACACTGTAATAGTTTAAAAATAAAGCAGATTTTAATTGATGGTGAACCTGGGCTGGATGGGTTTTTATGCATAAAAACGCCGGCA
Encoded here:
- a CDS encoding YbjO family protein is translated as MFAPVSIMVAGSAIIATRCLGIVLTISELGLSGFGGWLSSSAKQWDSTLVLLAALLVVCLEIRCGFAVLSGLNWGRWCFLLIQCLVTMYMLTASLVEFLPPIFHVSGDGMSEILHHLLMQRLPDFLLILLLFFPRRSQRFFTRHP
- a CDS encoding arginine ABC transporter substrate-binding protein → MKKLILAALLAGTAFSSMTFNAMAAETIRFAASATYPPFESLDAGNQIVGFDIDLANALCKQLQATCSFTNQAFDSLIPALKFRRYDAVISGMDITPERSKQVAFTQPYYANSAIVIAQKGKFHSLADLNGKRIGMENGTTHQKFLQEKHPEVKTVPYDSYQNALIDLKNGRLDGVFGDTAVVNEWLKANPDLATVGEKVTDPAYFGIGLGIAVRPDNQALLEKLNSALNAIKANGTYQAINDKWFPQQ
- the potI gene encoding putrescine ABC transporter permease PotI, with translation MNNLPVVRSPWRTLILVLGYGFLYAPMLMLVIYSFNSSRLVTVWAGWSTQWYRALFEDSAMISAVLLSLTIAAASATMAVVLGTLAAVVMVRFGNFRGSNGFAFMLTAPLVMPDVITGLSLLLLFVSLAQAIGWPAERGMLTIWLAHVTFCSAYVTVVISARLRELDHSIEEAAMDLGATPLKVFFIITVPMIAPALVSGWLLAFTLSLDDLVIASFVSGPGATTLPMLVFSSVRMGVNPQINALASLILLVVGIIGLIAWWFMARAEKQRQRDLQKARRG
- the rlmC gene encoding 23S rRNA (uracil(747)-C(5))-methyltransferase RlmC; its protein translation is MQCARYNDGSCRSCQWLETAYPQQITHKQQHLLGLLAAHPVQRWLTPVTSVEIAFRNKAKMVVSGSVERPLLGMLHRDGSPVDLCDCPLYPDSFSPVFRVLKTFIARAGLTPYNVARRRGELKYLLLTQSTLNGHFMLRFVLRSDARLAQLRAALPWLQQQLPQLAVISANIQPVHQAILEGELEIPLTEAQALEERFNQVPLYIRPQSFFQTNPQVAAALYDTARQWVSALPVRSLWDLFCGVGGFGLHCAGADTPLTGIEISPEAIACARRSAAQLGLTNVSFAALDSTRFAVGEAQTPDLVIVNPPRRGIGSELCDYLSHMAPPYLLYSSCNAESMAKDITRLPAYQIRQVQLFDMFPHTAHYEVLTLLQRRV